Below is a genomic region from Candidatus Hydrogenedentota bacterium.
AAGACGCTCATGGCCACGCTCGCCGCCAACGAGTCTATTGGGTCGGGGCTACCCCAAAGGCCGTGAATCGCTTGGTCCCGCGGACTTGCGCGGCGCAAGCGGTCTGAATGTACAAGTTGCGTCAAATATTTGACTTACAATGATTTATGAAGAGTTATCACTTGACGGGGTTGACCACCAGTGATACAATTCACCTTGGCAATGCGCACATTTTCGACCCCTGTCACCGTAGGTTATAAGGAAAGGGTAAACGCCACGCATGTTCGGTCGTCGTAAGGAAGGCTCGGATTTACCATCAGCGCCGCCGCGCGAACCAGTGAGCCCTCTGTTGCGCAATACGACGTCCGCTTCTCACCCTGACCTGCCGCACCCTCCGCTCAAACGTCTCGGCGAAGTACTGCTTGAAGAAGAGGCCATAACGCGACAGCAACTCGACGACGCCTTGGCGGTCCAGCAACGCGAGGGCGGTTTCCTTGGCCAGATTCTGGTAAAGCTGGGTTACAGCACCCAGGAGGTCGTTGCCTCGTGCCTCGTGAAGCAGTGCAAGATTCCGCACCTCAGCCTGCTAGATTACGACATTACGAAGGAAGTATTGAGCCTTGTGCCCCGCGAGACGTGCGAGCGCTACAGCCTGCTTCCCATTGACAAGCTGGGCCGGATCCTTACTGTGGCGATGGTTGACCCGCTGGACCTTGAGGCGCTTGAGGAAGTGCGCAAGGCCTGCCCGGACTTGCGGATCAAGCCCATCCTCTGCAATTGGGAACACTTCGTCCATGTAACGAACCGCCTGTTCAAGGGCGATGACGCGTTGGCAAGGCCCGCCGAGGTGACCGCCAGCAGTCTTGGCCTCGTGGACCATTTGTCGCCCAAGGAGCAGGAGGAGTGGAAAGCGAAGGAATCCGGCGGCGCGGTAGATGAAAAGACCTTGCAGGATGCTGTGAATACGCTGGTCCAGCAGGCGGCTTCGGCTGCCGGCACGCCGCAAGCCCGTCAACCCGCAGACCACCCCACCGGTCATGCCGGGGCGGCGGTTCCTGCGCGCGCGACGCAAGGGCAGGCGCCCGCCGCGCCCAAGCCTCACGGGCTCACAAAGGACGAATTCGTGGGCGCCATGCGGGAAGCGATGCGGGAAGCGGTCGCCGCGCTCGGTCAAACCGTGGCGGAGCGGCCGGCGCCCGCGCTGGACCCTTCGGAACTGGCCTTGGCCATTCGTGACGGCGTCAGCAGCGCGGTGCAAGAGGCGCTGTTGGGCATTGTCGTACCGGCGCAGGCCGTGTCCGGTGTTGCGCAGAGCACGGGCGACCCCGCCGTTCCGGAACTGTCGGCGGCGATTCGGGAGAGCATTGCCAGCGCCATGGAGGAAGCAGTCGCCACGCTGATGGTGCAGTTGCGCGCGCTGGCGGGACGGAGGGACAGCGAAGCGGCCGAACAGATGACGTCGGAACTGGCGCAGGCGCTGCGGGAGGGGGTTCGCCAGGCGCAGGCGGTGCAGGAAAACCGCTTGAACCAGATTGCGGAAGCAATGTTGGCGTCCGCGCGGCAGGTCAGCCAGATGATCGAGGCGTCGGCCGTAGCCGCGGGCAATCGGCACGACCTGGAGAGTCCCCTAAGCCGCAAACACGTCTCCGTCACGCCTTTCGGCACAGGGGGCGACGGTGCGGCCGAAGTATACGCGGAAGCCGATGCGCAGGTAATAGAGGCGATGGAGTCCGAGCGTCCCGTGGAACTGTTCACCTTTGACACATTCTTCCCGGGCAAGGCAAACGCCTTCACGCACCAGCTCACCGTCGCCGTGGCGGAGAACCCGGGCGGCGAGTACAACCCCTTCTTCCTGTATGGCGATGTCGGCGTCGGCAAGACGCACCTTATCAGCGCGACAGGCAATGCGGTGCTGCGGCGCAACCCCAAGACCCGTGTGGGCTATGTTTCCGCAAGCCGTTTTTCGAGGCGTCTTTCCGATGCGATGCGCGCCAACGCCTTGGACGCGTTCCGGGAGAACTACTGTCATTGGGACATTCTAATACTCGACGATATCCAATTCTTGGGCGGCCGTGTCGAGGCGCAGGAGGAATTCTTCCACATTTTCAACGTGTTGCGGCAGGAGAAGCGTCAGATCATTATTGCGAGCGATAAAGCGCCGGATCGCCTCGGGCTTCTGGAACAGCGGCTTGTGTCTCGCTTTGCCAGTGGGATTGTGGCCCAACTGAAAGCGCCCGAATGGGAAACGCGCCTGGAGATACTGCGCCATGCCGCGGCCGCTGCGGGCGTTGCCGTGCCGGAAGAGGTGGTCTCGCTTATCGCCATGCGCGTACCCAATGACGTGCGTAAGATGATGGGCGCGCTGCGGAAGGTCACGGCATTTGCTAAACTGGTAGGTCATGAGGTGAACTGCGACCTGGCCGGGGAAATCCTGAGCCACCTGGGAATTGAGGTAGCTGCCTGAATCCCAGCGTCCGCACGTTTGCGCCTCGCAAGATGGAGGAAACCAAACATTGGCAAAAGTGGCCAAGAAACGTTTGCCGGATATGCTGCTGGAACAGGGGCTGGTTACGCGCGAGCAACTCACCGAATGCATGAACTTGCAGCGACGGACCGGCCAGAGCCTTCCCAAGATTCTCGTGGCGAAGGGCTATCTCAGTGAGGAGAACCTGGTTGTAACGCTGAGCGAACAGCTTGGCATCCCGCATATACGGCTGGCGCACTACACGATTCCGAAGGAAGTGCTGGCGGAAGTGCCCGAGGCGCTTTCCAGGCAGTACCAGATGCTGCCCATCTCCGTGACGGGCGACGTCCTCACGCTGGCCATGGCCGACCCGCTCAATATTATGGCCCTGGACGACCTGCGCATGCTGACGAGTTACGACATCGAGCCGGTCGTCGCCGTGACCTCGGAACTCGAGGAAGCAATCAACCGGCATTACGGCGGCGACAAGGCGGAAAACCTGTATGACGAAATCGTGAGCGCAGACGACGCCAAGGAGGGGATGGAGGTTGTCAAGGAAGCCGATGAGATCGAGGACGTCTCGAAACTGGAGCACGGCGCGGAAGACGAACCCATTAAGAAGCTTTCCCGCTTGATTCTGTACAACGCTCTCGAGCGGGGCGCGAGCGATATCCATCTCGAGCCTTTCGAGAAGAATGTCCGTCTCCGTTACCGCATTGACGGCAGTCTGGAGGAATCGAAAGGGCCGCCCAAGAGTCTGCAGCACAACCTCGTAGCGCGTCTGAAAATCCTGGCCGGCTGCCGCATCGACGAACACCGGCTGCCCCAGGACGGGCGCTTCCGAATCCGTTACAAGAGCCGCGAGATCGATTTCCGCGTGGCGTTCCTGCCGTGCAAGTACGGCGAGAAAGTCGTGCTGCGTGTGCTCGACAAGGGGAGCCTCGCCCTCGACCTCGACGGTCTTGGCTTTGAACCCCAGCCGTTGAGCGCGTTCAAGGAGGCCATCAAGCTGCCGCACGGCATGATCCTCGTGACGGGCCCGACGGGCAGCGGCAAGACCACGACCCTGTACAGTGTGCTGCACAAGCTCAACACGATCGACGTCAACATTGTTACGGTTGAGGACCCCATCGAATACGAGATGTTCGGCGTGAACCAGGTGCAGACCGCGGCGTCCATCGGCCTCACGTTCGCCGAAGCCTTGCGCCAAATCCTGCGTCAGGACCCGGACATTGTCATGGTCGGCGAAATCCGTGACTTCGAGACGGCGGACGTGGCGGTCAAGGCGGCCCTGACCGGCCACCTTGTGCTCAGCACCCTGCACACGAACGACGCGTCGGGCGTGTTCCCGCGCATGACGGACATGGGCATCGAGCCGTTCCTGGTGCAGTCTTCGGTAGCGCTGACATCGGCGCAGCGTCTGCTCAAGCGGGTTTGCCCTGATTGCGTGGAGCCTATCTCCGTTCCGAAAGAGGTGCTGGACCGCATCCAGTATCGCGGATTCGACTATATCGAGAGACCGCAGTTTGTGCGCGGTCGCGGCTGCGGCAAGTGCAAGGATTCGGGCTACCGGGGTCGTGTGGCGGTGCTCGAAGCCATGCGCAACTGGCCTGAACTGCAGCCGCTGATCCTGAATCGGGCTTCCGGATATCAGATCAAGCAGCAGGCGGTCGCCTGTGGCATGAAGACCCTGCGCCAGAATGCGCTGGCCCGGGCGGCCAAAGGTGTTACCACGATAGAACAGGTCCTGGACCATACCGTGGCGGATTGACCGGGCGGCGCGCGCGGGGCGTTGCCGTTTCCGTGCGTGAGCGGCGGGCGGGCCCGTGATGTGCGCGATGCCCGGCGCAAAGCCAGGGGAAGGTATGTGCCTGAAGACATCGAGGAGAGGGTAATGGCGGTACCAAGCATCAAAGAACTCTTGACGCGCATGATTCGGGAGGGCGCCAGTGACTTGCACATTGTCGTGGGCGCGCCGCCCATGATCCGTGTTCACGGCGGGCTGGAGTCCATGAACGGGGTGGATTCTCTTACCCCGGAGCAGACACAGGAACTGATCTACGCGGTCATGAACGAGGACCAGGTCGCCGAATTCGAGTCGGAGAAGGAGTGCGACCTCTCTTTCGGCATCGAAGGCCTGAGCCGGTTCCGTCTCAACGTCTATCGCGACCGTGGCTCCGTTGTCGCGGCGTTTCGCACGATCCCGTTCGAGATTCTTTCCTTCGAGCAATTGGGCATTCCCAATGTGGTGGCGGATTTCGCATACCGGCCCATGGGCCTTGTGTTGATTTGCGGGCCGACCGGCAGTGGCAAGTCCACTACGCTGGCGGCGGTCATCGACAAGATTAACCAGGAGCGGAATGTCCACGTCATTACGATTGAGGACCCGATCGAGTACCTGCATCATCACGGCCGTTCCATTATTAACCAGCGCGAAGTGCATGCCGACACGAAGAGCTTCGCCGCGTCGCTCAAGCGCGTGCTCCGTCAGGACCCGGACGTGATTCTCATCGGCGAAATGCGAGATACCGAGACGATCCAGGCCGCGCTGACCGTGGCGGAAACGGGCCACCTGGCGTTCGCCACGTTGCACACGAACGATGCGCTGCAGACCATCAACCGCATCGTGGACGTGTTTCCCTCGGAACAGCAGGACCAGGTGCGCACGCAGCTCTCGTTCGTGCTGGAAGGTGTCGTCGTACAGCAGCTTATTCCGCGCGCTGACGGCATGGGCCGGTGTATCGCGATGGAGATCATGCTGCCCAATCCCGCGATACGCGCCTTGATCCGCAGCGCGAAACTGGAGCAAATCCCCTCGATGATCGAGATCGGCCGCGGCGAAGGCATGATGACAATGAACCAGTCGCTCTACCGGCTCACGCGGCGCGGCGTGATCACCTTGGACATGGCGTTCAAGCGCAGCACGAATCCGGAGGGGCTGCAAAAACTCGTGGACAAGGGGCGTGACTGACCGCTTGCGCGTGATTCTCCGCCGGTGTGCCGTATGGCTCAGAGGCGGGTACGCCGTTCTGCGTCCCACTTACGACGGGCCGGTTTCCTGGCTGTGGTTTGTCGGCGCGGGCCGATTGCTTGTGCTGGCCGTCGTCGCTGTGGGTGCCTATGCCCTCGCAGGGGGCGTCGCGTTCAGTCCGCTCCTCGCCGTCATTTATCTTGGCGCGCTTGCCAGCGCGCTCTGGTATCTCCTGGCCTTGCGCCGCGAGGGTTCGGTCTCCGCCACGATGACCTGGACCCAGGTGCTTGTCGACTTCGCCGTCGTGGGCGCCACCATCGGCTTCACCGGCGGCCATGGCAGCCTGTTCACATTCCTCATGGTTATTGTCATCCTGGAGGCCGGCGTCCTGCTCGGGCTGCCCCACGGCTTTGTGTTCGCCACGTTATCCACCTTCTTCATGTTTGTTCAGACCCTTCCCGCCACCGCCGGCCTGTCCAATCCGCTCCTGCAGTGGTACAACTTTCTCATCCAGGGAATTGCGTTCTATTTCACCTCCTTCATCAGCGGGTATTGGCATCAGCGTGTCAGCCGGATGAAGCAGTTTCAGCGCGATATCCTGGACAATATGAACAGCGGCTTCCTGCTCACCGACGAGAAAGGCCTTGTTACCGCGATCAACAAGTCGGCCTGCCGCATTCTGCATCTGGTCGAGGGGGATGTTATTGGCCGTCACGTGGACGGCATCCTTCGTTCGGATACGGGCGCGGAGTGTCCCGTCACGACAGCGTTGCGGCTCGGCAAGGATTTCACCAGTTACGAGTTTTACGTGCGCACCCACGATGACGCCACCCTGTTGGTCGGCATCACGACGAATCGTATCCGCGACGTGCGCGGCCAGGTTACCGGCCTCATCGCGTCGTTCACGGACCTGACCGAGATGGCGCGGATGCGCCAGGAACTGCAGCAGCATGACCGGCTTGCCGTTGTGGGCGAGTTGGCGGCGGGACTGGCGCACGAAATCCGAAATCCCGTTGCGGCCATTCGTGGGGCCATGGAAGAGCTCCGCACCGCCTCGGACAACGAGGCGCTGGTGGAACGCCTGGCCCGCATTGCGATGCGCGAATCAGAGCATCTGAACGAGATCGTGGCCGCTTTCCTCGATTTCGCGCGTGACCCCAGCCGCCGTTACGAGCCCGTGGAACTCGGCGTGCTTGTCCAGGAGGTGCGCGAACAGATGCTGCTCAAGTACCGCGGCTCGCGGCGGCTGCTCATCTCCACCGTGTTGCCCGAAACCCCTTGTTATGTCATGGGCGACGCCACGCAAATCCGGCAGGTGTTCATCAATCTGGCCCAGAACGCCGTGGAAGCCATGAACGAATGTGGCGAATTGCGCATTACCTTGAACCCCACCCGCGGCCCCGTCGAGGTTCGCTTCGACGATGAGGGCCCCGGTATTCCCCCCGACAAGGTTGCGCGAGTTTTCGAGCCTTTCTATACTGAGAAGGAGCGGGGGGTGGGGATGGGCCTTGCCATTTGCCATCGCATCGTTACGGCGCACAACGGAACCATTCAAGCGGCGTCGCGCCCCGGTGGCGGCACCTCGATGAGCGTACGGCTGCCCGCCGCCGAAAAGGCTGAGCCGCGATGACCGAAGGCGATACGCGGACGCACCGCCCGCGCGAGGCGGGCCGGCGTCTGCCTTCCAACAGGGAGCTTAGATAATGCCGGTGCAGCATCGGGTCCTGGTCGTCGACGACGAACTCGGCATGCGCGAAACGCTTGAGATTATCCTGCAGAATGCGGGGTATGACGTGAGCGTGGCCGGCACGCCAGAGGCGGCGTGCGCCCTGCTCGAAAACGAACACTTCGACGCCGTGCTGACGGACTTGTACATGGGCAACGACCGCCAGGCGGGCATGAAGCTGCTTACCTACATCCAGGAACATGCGCCGCACACGCCGGCCATCATGATGACCGCCTACGGTTCCGTGGACACCGCGATCGAAGCCATGCGCCGCGGCGCCGTTGACTACATTCAGAAACCGTTCAAGAGCAACGACGAAATCCGCATCCGGGTGAAACAGGCTATCGCCCAGCGCATTCTCATCCGGGAAAACGAAGCCCTGCGCATGGAACAAGCGCGCCGCGGCGACCTCGAAAACATGATTGGGCAGAGCCCGGCCTTTCGCGAACTCATCGTGCTTGTGCGCAAAGTCGCGACCTTGCCCAGCACCGTGGCGCTTCACGGCGAAAGTGGCGCGGGCAAGGAACTGGTCGCCCGGGCGCTCCACCAGCTCAGCAACCGCGGCGACAAGCCCTTCGTTGCCATCAACTGCGGCGGCATTCCCGAGAACCTGCTCGAAAGCGAGTTGTTTGGCTACAAGCGCGGCGCATTCACCGGCGCGACGGAAGACAAGGAGGGTCTCTTTGTCGTTGCGAACGGCGGCACGGTCTTTCTGGACGAAATCGGCGAAATGCCGGTGATGCTGCAGGCCAAACTCCTCCGCGTACTGGACAATCAGACCATTACGCCCGTGGGCGGTGTCTCCGAGGTGCGGGTGGACGTCCGCATCATCAGCGCGACCAACCGCGACCTCGAAGCCATGGTCGAGCAGGGAAAATTCCGCAGCGACCTTTATTACCGTCTCAACGTGATTCCAATTCCCGTACCGCCGTTGCGGGAGCGCCGGGACGACATCCCCATGCTCGTGCGCCATTTCATCCAGAAACACTCCACGAAGATCGGGCGGCCCGCGCTGCAGGTCAGCCCCGAAGCCCTGGATGCGCTCGTGCGCTACGACTGGCCGGGCAATGTGCGCGAACTGGGTAACGTACTGGAACGGGTCGTTGCCCTCTGCGGCAACGACCAAGTCGAATTCGAGGACCTGCCCCGCGAGGTACGCGAGTTCCTGCCTTCAGAGGTGGCCGTGGTTGCGCTGCCCGCCGAGGGCGTGAGTCTTGAGGACAAGGTGGCCGCGCTCGAGACTTCGCTCATCAAGCAGGCGCTCGAACGGTCTCGATACTCTCAAAAGAAGGCGGCCGAACTGCTTGGCCTTACCCCCCGGTCGCTGCGGTACCGGCTGCAGAAATACGGCCTGGAAGCAGACTGACGGCAGGTCTCGCACACCGGGTATCCGCTGTTCCGGGCACTGCGTTTTTTTGACTGTCAAAGACAGCCCGTGATAGACTGCATGACAGGCGCGGCGGAACGGGTAGTATGCGGGTTTCATAGGTGGAAGCATGTTTATTGGAAGTCGGGCGACCAACACCATCCTGGACGTATTTCGTATCGGTCTTTCGGAATTGATCCGCAAAGTCGGGTTGCCGCGCGAAGTGGTCTATAAAACCCCCGGCTGTCAAATTCGCGCGCGCGCAAATGACTTGGGCAGGCGCGTCGATAATATGCGGATCATTTTTGATGTCCGTGATGGGGTGAAGCAGGATGAAGTGATTGCCGCGATGGAGGAAACCCGAATCGGCGCCCGCGTCAAGTTCGAGAACGGCTCATGCACGCTGCAGGTGCCGCCTTTCGAGTGGCGTCAATTGCCGATGCTCGCGCCGTTGGACAAGATCGTCCAGAACTACGCGAAGCACACGATGCGGTCGCAGACCTGGGTTCTCGAGCCGCTCGAATATGTCGGGCATAACCTGAATATCAACATCCTCATCGAGGAGATGGAGAAGCGCAAGGCGTCCGACCTGCACTTGCGCGCGGGGGCCAAGCCCTATATCCGCGTGGATAACGACCTGATGCCGCTGGAGAACATGCCGGTCCTTTCGGCCGGAGACGTGAGGGAGTTCCTGCTCCAGTTGGGCGGAGAAGAGGAACATGAAGCGCTGATGGCCGAGAAGGAAATCAGTTTTCAATACCATGCGGCGGGAATCGGCTATCTGCGTTGCAGCGGCTATGTAAAGACAGGCGCCATTGCTATCGCAATACGCCTCATTCCCGAAGAACCGCCGTCTTTCGAAAGCCTTAACCTGCCTCTGGTTGTGCGTGATGTCTGCAACCGGCAGCGCGGCCTGTTCCTGGTCTGCGGCATTACCGGCAGCGGCAAGTCGACGACACTGGCGGCGATGGTGGACTTCATCAACCAGACACGGTTCGCGCACATTATCACGGTCGAAGACCCGATCGAATATGTGTACCAGGACAAGAAGAGCGTCATCTCACAGCGGCAGGTCGGCCGCGATACCTACAGTTTCGCAAACGCGCTGCGCGGCGCGTTGCGCGAAGACCCGGACGTGATTCTCGTGGGCGAAATGCGCGACATGGAGACCATCCGGGCCGGGCTCAGCGCCGCCGAAACCGGGCATCTCGTCTTCAGCACGCTGCACACAACCACGGCAGTGGACACGATCAATCGCATCATCAGCTATTTCCCGCAGAATGAACGCGACCTTATTCGCCAGGAACTTGCCTATACCCTGCAAGGCGTCGTATGCCAGCGTCTCGTCAAACGTGCAGGCGGCGGACGCGTGCCCATTGTCGAGATCCTGCTCGGCGGGCGGCCCATCGTGCGCGACGCAATCCTCGACGGCGACATCGACAAACTGCATGGCATCATCGAAGTGGATGGCGACATGACCAGTTTCGATGAATACGCCGTGAAGCTGTATCAGAACGGGACCGTATCCCGCGAGGAGGCCATTTCCGCGTGCTCGAACGAACAGGGCTTTGAACGAGTCATTTCGGGCATCAAATCCTCCGAAGGCCGCAAGATTCTCAAGTGAGGATCGCCCCATGAAGCGGGTCGCTGCGATTAGCGCTGTCTTTCTGCTTGCGGCGTTCGCAGCTGTGCAGACCGCTCGCCTGTCGACCCTTCAGAAGCGCGCACCGGGCACCCCCTCTTCGCCCGCGGCCGCGGTTCCACCTTCCATTCCGGATGCCGGACTCGCCACATCCGATGGGGCGGACCCGACCCAAGACGGAGAAAACGGCGTGGCGGACGTACAGACGCCCTCGGACAATGACGCCGCCTTTGGCGAACGGCTGGTCGCCCAAGCCATCGAAACGATGATGGCCGAGGCCGCCGCCGCGGATGCGATGCGCGGAGCGCACCCGGCCGAGAGCCGCGGTCACGCCGCGGTCGCCGACGCGGAAAGCGCGGAAGACGAACACGCCAAGGCTACCGGCGCGCAGCGGGCAAGACATCTCTTGAGCCGGGCCAAGGAAGCCCTGCTCACGGGAGATTTTGAGGCGGCCGCGCGGATGCTGGCCCAGAGTCTTGAACTCGACCCGCAGAACCGGCAGGCATATCGCGCACTGGCGGAAATGCACCAGAGCCTCGGCAGAATGGAAGACGAAATGCGCGTCCTGCAGGACTGGGCCGGAGCCATCCCCGGCGACGCCATGCCACATTATCTGCTTTCACGCGCCTATGAGCGTATGGGACTTGACGCGGAGGCCTACTCGGAGCTTCAACTCTTCGAAACCCTCAGCAGCGGAAGCCTGCCCGCTTATCCCATGCTTGCCGAGATGTATCACGACTTGGGCATGCGCGCCGAAGAACGCCAGACGCTGCAGGATTGGACCCGGGCCGCGCCAGGGTCGCCGGACGCGCATCATGCGCTGGCGCAGTATTACCGGAGCGTCGGCAACTACGCCGCCGCCGCGCGCCAATATGAGCACTTGGCCGCGCTCACGCCGCAGAATGCGTCCGTTTATGCTGAAATGGCGGCTGTTTATAGGCAAATGAACATGTTTGCGGAAGCGGAGGCAAGCTACCTGCAAGCGCTCGAATTGCAGCCCAACAGCCCCGGCGTGCTTTTCCAGCTGGGCAATCTCTATCGTGCGTCGGGAGACTACTATGCGGCTCTCGATGCATACCAAGGCGTCATTGACGCCGCGCCGAACTCCCAGCAGGCGCGCCAGGCAGCCCGCGCCATTCAGCGTCTGCAGAATCAACTGGCGAATCCGGGTGCGCAGCAGCCTCCAAAACCCAAGCCGAAACGGGCCGTGCTGGCCTTCAGAAACTAAGTGGGCTCTCCACTGGTTCGCTTACGTATTGCTGCGTTTTGTGTTGGGGCGGCGACTTGCGGCCGCTCTCTTTCGGGCAGCCTGGTGCCCGGTGTTCTACTTGTCGCGGAGCAAGTCCCGGCACGAACAAAGCGTAAGCATTCGCCTTCGCAAGAATCGCGGCGGACGAGCGCTCGCGACACGTGACCGCATACCAGAAATGGAGTACCAGTTGGTGCTGGTGCGGGGGTGACTCCGCACCTGAGAGAAGGTATCCTTGGGGGACGGGTCTTGAGAGCACGCGGCAATGGGACCAGAAAACCCGCGTTGTGTCTGGCGGCGGTTCCGGTCCTTGTCCAAGGGAGAGCATACATGCGTTCTGGATTCACGCGAAACGCCTGCTTGTTTTGGGTAATACTCTTGGGCGCGGTCCAGGTGTCTGCTGATAACGGCACCGTGTTCGAATCCGCCCGAAACATACCCATGGCCTGCGACGCGGATGTTGTCGTCGTATGTGGTTCGCTGGGCGCGGCGGGGGCCGCGATTGCGGCGGCGCAAGACGGGGCGCGCGTCTTTCTCGCGACACCGCACCCGTATCTGGGCGAAGATGTCTGCGCTACGTACCGGCTCTGGCTTGAACCGGGCGAAGACCCGGCCACGGACCTCGAGCGCGCGTTGTTCGCGCCGCCCAAACCATCCATAGGTGCGGAAAACGGCCTCGCGTTCTCGTATACGACGGACATTGTATCGGCGGAACTGCACCGCGATTCGAACCCGCCGCGCATGTTGGCCGACGGAAAAGCCGGCAACGCGGCGGCGGAAAGTGTGCAATATGACGCCGATGTGGCTGTCACGGCGGACTTGGGCCGCGTGGCGGCCGTGGGCAGGGTGCATGTGCTTGCGTATCAGCGGCTGGCCTCGTTCGAGGTGGCGAGTGTGTCCGTGCAATTAAGCGCCGATGGCCTGGAGTGGGGCCCGGAGGTCTCGGCCCCGAATCCATCGCGGTCGTCGGGTAATTTTGAGGAAGCGCCGCTGGCGATAACGGTCGATGCGGCGGGAGACGCGCGCTACGTGCGTGTCACGGTGAGCAAGAATGCGGCCATCCCGCGCCTGTTGCTGGGCGAGATCATCATCGAACCCAAGGAGGATGGAGCGGCCGTTGCGGCCACGGGAGATGCGCGCACGCCACCGATGCCCATGCAGGTGAAACGGACCCTCGAGCATGCCCTGATTGCGGCGCAAGTCACGTTTCTTTACGGGTGTTACGCGACGGACGTGCTCCGCGACGAAGACGGACAACTTGCGGGGATCGTGATGGCCAATCGATCCGGGCGTCAGGCGGTGCGCGCGAAATGCATCGTCGACGCGTCGCCTCGCGGCGCTGTGGCGCGGATGGCGGGCGCTG
It encodes:
- a CDS encoding ATP-binding protein; the protein is MRNTTSASHPDLPHPPLKRLGEVLLEEEAITRQQLDDALAVQQREGGFLGQILVKLGYSTQEVVASCLVKQCKIPHLSLLDYDITKEVLSLVPRETCERYSLLPIDKLGRILTVAMVDPLDLEALEEVRKACPDLRIKPILCNWEHFVHVTNRLFKGDDALARPAEVTASSLGLVDHLSPKEQEEWKAKESGGAVDEKTLQDAVNTLVQQAASAAGTPQARQPADHPTGHAGAAVPARATQGQAPAAPKPHGLTKDEFVGAMREAMREAVAALGQTVAERPAPALDPSELALAIRDGVSSAVQEALLGIVVPAQAVSGVAQSTGDPAVPELSAAIRESIASAMEEAVATLMVQLRALAGRRDSEAAEQMTSELAQALREGVRQAQAVQENRLNQIAEAMLASARQVSQMIEASAVAAGNRHDLESPLSRKHVSVTPFGTGGDGAAEVYAEADAQVIEAMESERPVELFTFDTFFPGKANAFTHQLTVAVAENPGGEYNPFFLYGDVGVGKTHLISATGNAVLRRNPKTRVGYVSASRFSRRLSDAMRANALDAFRENYCHWDILILDDIQFLGGRVEAQEEFFHIFNVLRQEKRQIIIASDKAPDRLGLLEQRLVSRFASGIVAQLKAPEWETRLEILRHAAAAAGVAVPEEVVSLIAMRVPNDVRKMMGALRKVTAFAKLVGHEVNCDLAGEILSHLGIEVAA
- the tadA gene encoding Flp pilus assembly complex ATPase component TadA — translated: MLLEQGLVTREQLTECMNLQRRTGQSLPKILVAKGYLSEENLVVTLSEQLGIPHIRLAHYTIPKEVLAEVPEALSRQYQMLPISVTGDVLTLAMADPLNIMALDDLRMLTSYDIEPVVAVTSELEEAINRHYGGDKAENLYDEIVSADDAKEGMEVVKEADEIEDVSKLEHGAEDEPIKKLSRLILYNALERGASDIHLEPFEKNVRLRYRIDGSLEESKGPPKSLQHNLVARLKILAGCRIDEHRLPQDGRFRIRYKSREIDFRVAFLPCKYGEKVVLRVLDKGSLALDLDGLGFEPQPLSAFKEAIKLPHGMILVTGPTGSGKTTTLYSVLHKLNTIDVNIVTVEDPIEYEMFGVNQVQTAASIGLTFAEALRQILRQDPDIVMVGEIRDFETADVAVKAALTGHLVLSTLHTNDASGVFPRMTDMGIEPFLVQSSVALTSAQRLLKRVCPDCVEPISVPKEVLDRIQYRGFDYIERPQFVRGRGCGKCKDSGYRGRVAVLEAMRNWPELQPLILNRASGYQIKQQAVACGMKTLRQNALARAAKGVTTIEQVLDHTVAD
- a CDS encoding type IV pilus twitching motility protein PilT, whose product is MAVPSIKELLTRMIREGASDLHIVVGAPPMIRVHGGLESMNGVDSLTPEQTQELIYAVMNEDQVAEFESEKECDLSFGIEGLSRFRLNVYRDRGSVVAAFRTIPFEILSFEQLGIPNVVADFAYRPMGLVLICGPTGSGKSTTLAAVIDKINQERNVHVITIEDPIEYLHHHGRSIINQREVHADTKSFAASLKRVLRQDPDVILIGEMRDTETIQAALTVAETGHLAFATLHTNDALQTINRIVDVFPSEQQDQVRTQLSFVLEGVVVQQLIPRADGMGRCIAMEIMLPNPAIRALIRSAKLEQIPSMIEIGRGEGMMTMNQSLYRLTRRGVITLDMAFKRSTNPEGLQKLVDKGRD
- a CDS encoding PAS domain S-box protein; amino-acid sequence: MTDRLRVILRRCAVWLRGGYAVLRPTYDGPVSWLWFVGAGRLLVLAVVAVGAYALAGGVAFSPLLAVIYLGALASALWYLLALRREGSVSATMTWTQVLVDFAVVGATIGFTGGHGSLFTFLMVIVILEAGVLLGLPHGFVFATLSTFFMFVQTLPATAGLSNPLLQWYNFLIQGIAFYFTSFISGYWHQRVSRMKQFQRDILDNMNSGFLLTDEKGLVTAINKSACRILHLVEGDVIGRHVDGILRSDTGAECPVTTALRLGKDFTSYEFYVRTHDDATLLVGITTNRIRDVRGQVTGLIASFTDLTEMARMRQELQQHDRLAVVGELAAGLAHEIRNPVAAIRGAMEELRTASDNEALVERLARIAMRESEHLNEIVAAFLDFARDPSRRYEPVELGVLVQEVREQMLLKYRGSRRLLISTVLPETPCYVMGDATQIRQVFINLAQNAVEAMNECGELRITLNPTRGPVEVRFDDEGPGIPPDKVARVFEPFYTEKERGVGMGLAICHRIVTAHNGTIQAASRPGGGTSMSVRLPAAEKAEPR
- a CDS encoding sigma-54-dependent Fis family transcriptional regulator produces the protein MQHRVLVVDDELGMRETLEIILQNAGYDVSVAGTPEAACALLENEHFDAVLTDLYMGNDRQAGMKLLTYIQEHAPHTPAIMMTAYGSVDTAIEAMRRGAVDYIQKPFKSNDEIRIRVKQAIAQRILIRENEALRMEQARRGDLENMIGQSPAFRELIVLVRKVATLPSTVALHGESGAGKELVARALHQLSNRGDKPFVAINCGGIPENLLESELFGYKRGAFTGATEDKEGLFVVANGGTVFLDEIGEMPVMLQAKLLRVLDNQTITPVGGVSEVRVDVRIISATNRDLEAMVEQGKFRSDLYYRLNVIPIPVPPLRERRDDIPMLVRHFIQKHSTKIGRPALQVSPEALDALVRYDWPGNVRELGNVLERVVALCGNDQVEFEDLPREVREFLPSEVAVVALPAEGVSLEDKVAALETSLIKQALERSRYSQKKAAELLGLTPRSLRYRLQKYGLEAD